One window of the Labilibaculum sp. genome contains the following:
- a CDS encoding PAS domain S-box protein has protein sequence MHKNVNSLIDSDNSLTGMVLDHFQDLPIPKILDSLLDDFSFLSGCPCMFMDFKNRYVHSNDCKAMTLLDSELARNSKNLFADIFKTKLVREDECIELVYGKHARGVFVPVKVKGVVFGYFIYGQFIENTDPLALKIEQGIQLDNEEIEEYKLLKILSRAEIEENIFKSIRFVGGIASQFEMSYDLKNEIKKNQEAANQLRIQKTFFENLFDHSPEAIVILDNEDQVIQANQEFLQLFEYSQKEIKSKRINDLIVPEKYKEEGAKATINAAVGERVDMTTIRQTKTGKQIHVQVLGKPIVLDNNQLAVYGIYRNLTQQVWNQKKEQIIYHVSEIMNSSMNSIEMINKIGEELQQIVGAGKLFLELIAPDRRFLRSFAENDEDFKIINYSESLSRAVIRGKKMLYLNDKQINDIILSNKLSLKSIPKSWLGIPLIAEGKVLGVFGVISFVEGSEMNLESIKLLEVLSFQLAAGTIKKAKDIELRMLQRSMEQSPVSIVIADFKGDIEYVNPKFCDVTGYSFKEVRGRNPRILKSGSTPTEVYEEMWASVLDGKEWVGEFLNVKKNKELFWERAKFSPIKDDAGKITHIVAVKEDITESKQFQKELLQSKRKAEESDRLKSAFLANMSHELRTPLNAVIGFSNLCDESLSMTEILEFVSLINKSGNQLLGIIEDILSFTSIESEAFQIGEEEFFMFNFIEDVKKISKEKRVQENKERLGLQFKMDENFSSVLVKSDYQRLLQVVTNLIKNAFKFTNEGLVEFGYKVDGEELCLYVKDSGVGIQKEKKDIIFDKFRQADDSITRTFGGTGLGLAISKKIMDMLGGTIEVESEPNVGSIFTLRLNCVISKTDSKREFNNTNGMQTSNSPLILVAEDEISNFKLIEAILKRNSYEVVRAENGVEAVEMCKNNPDIRLVLMDIRMPVMDGLIATKKIKGFSPNLPIIAQTAYAMDGDENKAIEEGCNDYISKPIRKELLLEKIKALI, from the coding sequence ATGCATAAGAATGTAAACTCTCTTATTGATTCTGACAATTCATTGACAGGTATGGTTTTAGATCATTTTCAGGACCTTCCAATTCCGAAAATTTTAGATTCTCTTTTGGATGATTTTTCATTCTTAAGTGGATGCCCGTGTATGTTTATGGATTTTAAGAATAGATATGTTCATAGTAATGACTGCAAGGCAATGACACTTTTGGATAGTGAATTGGCTAGGAATAGTAAGAATCTTTTTGCTGATATTTTTAAAACAAAATTAGTAAGGGAAGATGAATGTATTGAGCTTGTTTATGGGAAACATGCCAGAGGAGTGTTTGTGCCGGTTAAAGTTAAAGGAGTGGTTTTTGGATATTTTATTTATGGTCAGTTTATTGAAAATACAGACCCTTTGGCCTTAAAAATTGAACAGGGAATACAACTAGATAATGAAGAAATTGAAGAATATAAACTATTAAAAATATTATCCAGAGCAGAAATTGAAGAGAATATTTTTAAATCAATTCGTTTTGTTGGAGGGATTGCATCGCAATTCGAGATGAGTTATGATTTAAAAAATGAGATTAAGAAGAATCAGGAGGCTGCAAATCAACTTCGGATTCAAAAAACTTTCTTTGAGAATTTATTTGATCACTCTCCTGAGGCAATTGTTATTTTGGATAATGAAGATCAAGTAATTCAGGCAAACCAAGAGTTTCTTCAGTTGTTTGAATATTCACAAAAGGAAATAAAATCAAAAAGGATAAATGATTTAATAGTTCCTGAAAAATATAAAGAAGAAGGGGCAAAAGCTACAATAAATGCAGCCGTTGGAGAGAGGGTAGACATGACTACTATTCGCCAAACCAAAACTGGAAAACAAATTCATGTTCAGGTTCTTGGAAAACCTATAGTTCTAGATAATAATCAGCTTGCTGTTTATGGTATTTATAGAAATCTGACTCAACAAGTTTGGAATCAGAAAAAGGAACAAATAATATATCATGTCTCTGAAATTATGAATTCCTCGATGAATTCTATTGAGATGATTAACAAAATTGGAGAAGAATTGCAGCAAATTGTTGGAGCCGGAAAATTGTTTTTAGAATTGATTGCTCCTGATAGGCGGTTTTTGCGCTCTTTTGCTGAAAATGATGAAGATTTTAAAATTATTAATTATTCCGAGTCGTTAAGCAGAGCCGTGATTCGGGGAAAAAAAATGCTTTATTTGAATGATAAACAGATAAATGATATTATTCTTTCAAATAAACTTTCATTAAAATCAATTCCAAAAAGTTGGTTGGGGATTCCTCTTATTGCAGAAGGGAAAGTATTAGGTGTTTTTGGAGTTATTAGTTTTGTTGAAGGTTCGGAAATGAATTTGGAGAGTATCAAGTTGCTTGAGGTACTTTCATTTCAACTGGCCGCGGGAACTATAAAAAAAGCAAAGGATATCGAATTAAGGATGCTTCAACGTTCAATGGAACAAAGTCCGGTTTCTATTGTTATTGCTGATTTTAAAGGAGATATAGAATATGTAAATCCTAAGTTTTGTGATGTAACGGGTTATAGTTTTAAGGAAGTCCGGGGCCGAAATCCGAGAATTCTTAAATCAGGCTCAACACCGACTGAGGTTTATGAGGAAATGTGGGCGAGTGTACTTGATGGGAAAGAGTGGGTTGGGGAGTTTCTTAATGTAAAGAAGAATAAAGAATTATTTTGGGAGCGGGCTAAATTTTCACCAATAAAGGATGATGCCGGAAAGATCACTCATATTGTGGCAGTAAAAGAGGATATTACAGAATCTAAACAGTTTCAAAAAGAATTGCTTCAATCAAAAAGAAAAGCAGAGGAGTCTGATCGGCTAAAATCAGCATTCCTGGCAAATATGTCTCATGAGTTAAGAACGCCACTTAATGCTGTTATTGGATTTTCTAATTTGTGCGACGAGTCATTGTCAATGACGGAAATTCTTGAATTTGTTAGTTTAATAAATAAGAGTGGAAATCAACTTTTAGGAATTATAGAAGATATTTTGAGTTTTACATCTATAGAAAGTGAAGCTTTTCAGATCGGTGAAGAGGAATTTTTCATGTTCAATTTTATTGAGGATGTAAAGAAAATTTCGAAGGAAAAACGAGTTCAGGAGAATAAAGAACGTTTGGGATTGCAATTTAAAATGGATGAGAATTTTTCCAGTGTATTGGTAAAATCGGATTATCAGAGATTATTGCAAGTGGTAACTAATTTAATAAAGAATGCATTTAAATTTACAAATGAAGGACTTGTTGAGTTTGGATATAAGGTTGATGGCGAGGAGTTATGCTTATATGTAAAGGATAGTGGCGTTGGAATACAGAAAGAGAAAAAGGACATTATTTTTGACAAATTCCGGCAGGCTGATGATTCCATCACCAGAACTTTTGGAGGAACTGGTTTGGGATTAGCTATTTCAAAAAAGATAATGGATATGTTAGGCGGTACAATAGAGGTTGAATCGGAGCCTAATGTTGGATCAATCTTTACTTTAAGATTGAATTGTGTAATTTCTAAAACCGATAGTAAGAGAGAATTTAATAATACAAATGGTATGCAAACATCAAATTCACCATTAATTTTAGTTGCCGAAGATGAAATTTCGAATTTTAAACTAATCGAAGCCATATTAAAGCGAAATAGTTATGAGGTTGTAAGAGCCGAAAATGGAGTAGAGGCCGTTGAAATGTGTAAGAATAATCCGGATATTCGTTTGGTGCTGATGGATATCCGAATGCCTGTAATGGATGGACTAATTGCCACAAAAAAGATTAAGGGTTTTAGTCCTAATCTGCCAATAATTGCACAAACTGCTTATGCTATGGATGGGGACGAAAATAAAGCGATTGAGGAAGGTTGCAATGATTATATTTCAAAGCCAATAAGAAAAGAGCTTTTGCTGGAAAAAATAAAAGCATTGATCTAG
- a CDS encoding PdaC/SigV domain-containing protein, with translation MKYPELKYSGNNSRNVCDSINSNMKGFVNSLMKEMDCNENYEFKLDRKFCSKELKIDYNLDIFAKDYVSARFTIYTYQGGAHGRTYFKCFNFSVQRAEQLKLNDLLYLKQKKELQVLNKLLVKYFENPDQCFSEIPSITPDFEFFSYQNDSVIFSFSDNSLGDYVCGTAVIKIPLWELKQNGLLKL, from the coding sequence GTGAAATATCCAGAATTAAAATACAGTGGTAATAATTCCCGAAATGTATGCGATTCAATTAATTCAAATATGAAGGGTTTTGTAAATTCACTTATGAAAGAAATGGATTGCAATGAGAATTATGAGTTTAAATTAGATAGAAAGTTTTGTAGCAAGGAATTAAAAATTGATTACAATCTGGATATTTTTGCCAAAGACTATGTAAGTGCCCGATTTACAATTTACACCTACCAAGGGGGAGCTCATGGTCGAACTTATTTCAAATGTTTTAATTTTAGTGTGCAGCGGGCAGAACAATTAAAATTAAACGATTTGTTGTATTTAAAACAGAAGAAGGAATTACAAGTGTTAAATAAACTATTGGTAAAATATTTTGAGAATCCCGATCAGTGTTTTAGTGAGATTCCTTCTATTACGCCTGATTTTGAATTTTTCTCATATCAGAATGATAGTGTAATATTTTCCTTTTCAGATAACTCATTAGGAGATTATGTTTGTGGAACAGCAGTGATTAAAATTCCTTTGTGGGAATTGAAGCAGAATGGATTATTGAAATTGTAG
- a CDS encoding SDR family NAD(P)-dependent oxidoreductase: MNKIAFITGATAGIGEACAKKLAKIGFDLIISGRRKENLEKLKQELIANYHVKVLAIELDVRIQKEVESKINSLPEEWTKIDLLLNNAGLAVGVSPVQEGIIDDWERMIDTNLKGLLYVTRTISPFMIARKKGQIINISSIAGKEVYPGGNVYCATKHAVDAITKGMRIDLLPHNIKVCSLAPGMVETEFSLVRFKGDTVKAEQVYNGFTPLYAEDIAETVEFIATRPAHVNINDILIMPANQASARDVNRS, translated from the coding sequence ATGAACAAAATTGCATTTATAACAGGAGCGACAGCAGGCATTGGCGAGGCTTGTGCTAAAAAATTAGCCAAAATAGGATTTGATTTAATTATTTCGGGGCGACGAAAAGAAAATCTGGAAAAATTAAAACAAGAGTTAATTGCAAATTACCACGTGAAGGTTTTAGCAATTGAATTGGATGTAAGAATTCAAAAAGAAGTTGAATCAAAGATAAATTCTCTGCCTGAGGAATGGACTAAAATTGACTTGCTGCTAAATAATGCAGGATTAGCAGTTGGAGTATCTCCTGTACAGGAAGGAATAATTGACGATTGGGAAAGAATGATTGACACCAATCTAAAAGGCCTTTTGTACGTAACAAGAACAATTAGTCCTTTTATGATCGCAAGAAAAAAGGGCCAGATTATTAATATATCGTCGATAGCAGGAAAAGAAGTTTACCCGGGTGGAAACGTGTATTGCGCGACAAAACATGCAGTTGATGCCATCACGAAAGGAATGAGAATTGATTTATTACCTCACAATATTAAGGTTTGTTCTCTTGCTCCTGGAATGGTTGAAACAGAATTTTCCCTGGTGCGATTCAAAGGTGATACTGTAAAAGCGGAACAGGTATATAACGGATTTACACCTCTTTATGCCGAAGACATTGCCGAAACCGTTGAGTTTATCGCCACCAGACCTGCGCACGTGAATATCAATGATATTTTGATAATGCCTGCCAATCAGGCATCGGCAAGAGATGTTAACAGAAGTTAG
- the purL gene encoding phosphoribosylformylglycinamidine synthase subunit PurL, whose amino-acid sequence MINQEVSIQLAEDLGISQDGFERISKNLGRTPNLLELQIYSVMWSENVSYKSSFNWINSLPNTGENIISGARQSNAGVVDIGNGEYCVFKMGTHNHPSGIDPYQGAATCVGDVCRDVVSVGAKPILILNSLRFGEASLDRTKWLMEEVVKGIRDYSSVLYMQNIGGEVCFNSCYDTNPIVNVMVAGVVSKERLLLNRKMNPGQLILIVGNSTGAEGVFGQDENFTIPKGNPDIGSALIDGILKLNDENAVVRIENLDMAGIVNAVASISVHAKHGVDIDLNQIPLNQSGLSLEQVLLSRTQERMMLVIDKEKQDLVFSVFEKARIPCSKIGEITDGKTIRFTEASNVVAELNAHDLVMGYGAPQSSRKHHPINKEKDIDFLEIIPEPDNYWKVINEMVNNPNLIIKEFLQLNFEEETNKSPSDAQISMANSNGKVLCFTVSGNSVYSFNDPNLGVQINIARAVQRIVCSGGKPLALNDCLNFGSPLDENVFSQFVETINGISNASQFFDTPVVGGNVSFYNESSVLGKRVAINPTPIIGMLGVISPKTNHMSYIYRNKGDVIFLVGKSRNDISGSEYLCSIHKKCNVGVPYFNIDEEKAINKVVANLIEKKLISSAHSIERGGLFFNLIESSMPLGFGFDVTSPAEIRKDAFLFGEAQGRVVVSVSMENEDRFVDMMMESGVRFSTLGHVTKGELRIDDISYGSIDEYKKGYQQKVIK is encoded by the coding sequence ATGATAAATCAGGAAGTTTCAATACAATTAGCAGAAGATTTGGGAATTAGTCAGGATGGGTTTGAAAGAATTTCTAAAAATCTTGGGCGAACGCCGAATTTGTTGGAATTGCAGATTTATTCTGTAATGTGGTCCGAAAATGTTTCTTATAAGAGTTCTTTTAACTGGATAAACTCATTGCCGAATACGGGTGAGAATATTATTTCCGGTGCACGTCAGTCCAATGCTGGGGTTGTTGATATAGGAAATGGGGAATATTGTGTGTTTAAAATGGGAACACACAATCATCCCAGTGGAATAGATCCTTATCAAGGAGCTGCAACCTGTGTAGGTGATGTTTGCCGCGATGTTGTATCTGTTGGTGCAAAACCGATACTAATTTTAAATTCATTGCGTTTTGGTGAAGCTTCTCTGGATCGAACCAAATGGTTAATGGAGGAGGTGGTGAAGGGTATTAGGGATTATTCCTCGGTTCTTTATATGCAGAATATAGGCGGAGAGGTTTGTTTTAATTCCTGCTACGATACCAATCCTATTGTTAATGTAATGGTTGCAGGAGTGGTTTCTAAGGAAAGACTACTACTTAACAGAAAAATGAATCCCGGTCAATTGATTCTAATTGTTGGTAATTCGACTGGTGCAGAAGGTGTTTTTGGTCAGGATGAAAATTTCACAATCCCAAAAGGGAATCCGGATATTGGAAGTGCATTAATTGATGGTATTCTTAAGTTGAACGATGAAAATGCGGTTGTTCGTATTGAGAATTTAGATATGGCTGGCATCGTTAATGCTGTAGCTTCTATAAGTGTACATGCAAAGCATGGCGTTGATATCGACCTAAATCAAATACCTCTTAATCAGTCGGGATTAAGTTTGGAACAAGTTCTGTTATCAAGAACTCAGGAAAGAATGATGTTGGTTATTGATAAAGAAAAGCAGGATTTGGTTTTTAGTGTATTTGAGAAAGCCAGGATTCCGTGCAGTAAAATTGGTGAGATAACCGATGGTAAAACGATTCGGTTTACTGAGGCGTCCAATGTAGTGGCAGAATTAAATGCACATGATTTGGTGATGGGCTATGGTGCCCCCCAGTCAAGTAGAAAGCATCATCCTATCAACAAAGAAAAGGATATTGATTTTTTGGAGATTATTCCTGAACCGGATAATTACTGGAAAGTGATTAATGAAATGGTTAACAATCCAAATTTGATAATTAAGGAGTTTTTACAACTTAATTTTGAAGAAGAAACAAATAAGTCGCCTTCGGATGCTCAAATATCAATGGCGAATTCAAATGGTAAAGTTCTTTGTTTTACAGTATCCGGTAATTCAGTTTATTCATTCAACGATCCAAATTTAGGTGTACAAATTAATATTGCCAGAGCAGTTCAACGTATTGTTTGTTCGGGAGGAAAACCTTTGGCACTTAACGATTGTTTGAATTTTGGCAGCCCTTTAGATGAAAATGTTTTTTCACAATTTGTAGAAACCATTAATGGCATTTCCAATGCCAGCCAATTTTTCGATACTCCGGTTGTTGGAGGGAATGTGAGTTTTTATAATGAGAGCTCGGTACTTGGAAAGAGAGTTGCAATTAATCCAACGCCTATAATTGGCATGCTTGGTGTTATTAGCCCGAAGACGAATCACATGTCGTATATATACAGAAATAAGGGTGATGTAATTTTTCTGGTTGGTAAATCCCGAAATGATATTTCGGGTTCTGAATACTTGTGTTCAATTCATAAGAAGTGTAATGTTGGTGTTCCTTATTTCAATATTGATGAAGAAAAAGCAATAAATAAGGTTGTTGCCAATTTGATTGAGAAGAAATTGATCAGCTCTGCGCATTCTATTGAAAGAGGCGGCCTTTTCTTTAATTTAATAGAATCATCAATGCCATTAGGATTTGGTTTTGATGTTACTTCTCCTGCTGAGATTCGTAAGGATGCATTCTTATTTGGGGAAGCTCAGGGACGAGTGGTTGTTTCTGTTTCCATGGAAAACGAAGATCGTTTTGTGGATATGATGATGGAAAGTGGAGTTCGGTTTTCAACTTTAGGTCATGTTACCAAGGGGGAATTAAGAATTGATGATATTTCATATGGTTCCATTGATGAGTATAAAAAAGGATATCAGCAAAAAGTAATTAAGTGA
- the ubiE gene encoding bifunctional demethylmenaquinone methyltransferase/2-methoxy-6-polyprenyl-1,4-benzoquinol methylase UbiE, with protein sequence MVNPYKDLDKSKKDQVALMFNNIARKYDFLNHFLSMGIDKLWRRKAVKLLQSIQPKQLLDIATGTGDFALACLKLNPDKVSGIDISTEMLAVGREKIAKKNLQDKIELFEGDSENIQFDDNSFDAITVAFGVRNFENLEKGLQEMNRVVRPGGKVVVLEFSKPKNFPVKQFYNFYFFNILPFWGKMVSKDSSAYTYLPESVGAFPDGEDFLEIYKTCGFVDAEQIKLSFGIASIYIGTKPIQ encoded by the coding sequence GTGGTAAATCCTTATAAAGATTTAGATAAGAGCAAAAAAGATCAGGTTGCCCTGATGTTTAATAATATTGCAAGGAAATATGATTTTTTAAATCATTTTCTATCCATGGGAATTGATAAACTTTGGAGAAGGAAAGCTGTTAAATTATTACAATCTATTCAGCCCAAACAACTTTTGGATATTGCAACAGGAACAGGTGATTTCGCCTTGGCTTGTTTGAAATTAAATCCTGATAAAGTTAGTGGCATTGATATTTCAACAGAAATGCTTGCGGTGGGCCGGGAGAAGATTGCAAAGAAAAATCTTCAGGATAAAATAGAATTATTTGAAGGAGATTCGGAAAATATTCAGTTTGATGATAATTCATTCGATGCAATAACTGTAGCTTTTGGTGTTCGCAATTTTGAGAATTTAGAAAAAGGATTACAAGAAATGAATCGTGTTGTTCGTCCGGGAGGGAAAGTGGTTGTTCTGGAATTTTCAAAACCTAAAAATTTTCCGGTAAAACAATTTTATAACTTTTACTTTTTTAACATTCTTCCTTTTTGGGGTAAAATGGTTTCAAAGGATAGTTCAGCATATACCTATTTACCAGAATCAGTAGGAGCTTTTCCTGATGGAGAGGATTTTCTGGAAATATATAAAACTTGTGGTTTTGTAGATGCTGAGCAAATAAAGTTGAGTTTTGGAATTGCCTCCATTTACATTGGAACCAAACCAATACAATAA
- a CDS encoding porin family protein, with the protein MRRILFILLLLLSFSSCFSQRGYKAESILNYQKVDQKWLHFGFTLGVNSMDFAIYNSGKGVARAEQVVFSPGFTVGIVSDLRLHEDWSLRFLPGLEFGQRTIRYSNLDVEEVNVESVLVNLPLLLKYRARRLNNYRPYLIGGASFKIDVQAQDALDPENDMLVRLKTTDLYLELGAGIDFYLPYFKLATELKFAIGLKDVMNHEYDIDNPGYEAYTDAFRKVNSKIITLSFHFE; encoded by the coding sequence TTGAGAAGAATACTGTTTATACTGTTGTTGTTACTTAGTTTTTCATCCTGTTTTTCACAAAGAGGATATAAAGCTGAGAGCATTTTAAACTATCAAAAAGTAGATCAGAAATGGTTGCATTTTGGGTTTACTTTGGGCGTGAATAGTATGGATTTTGCAATATATAATTCTGGGAAAGGTGTTGCCCGCGCAGAACAGGTTGTTTTTTCTCCGGGCTTTACGGTTGGAATTGTTTCTGACTTGCGTTTACATGAAGATTGGTCTCTTCGATTTTTGCCTGGTTTGGAATTTGGGCAGCGAACCATAAGATATTCCAATTTGGATGTGGAAGAGGTTAATGTTGAATCTGTATTAGTAAATCTGCCTTTATTGCTTAAATACAGAGCCAGACGATTGAATAATTATCGCCCATATTTAATTGGAGGAGCAAGTTTTAAAATTGATGTACAGGCGCAGGATGCACTTGATCCTGAAAATGATATGTTGGTGCGGCTAAAAACTACAGACCTGTATTTAGAGTTGGGGGCGGGTATTGATTTTTACTTACCCTATTTTAAGCTCGCAACAGAGTTGAAATTTGCCATCGGATTAAAGGATGTCATGAATCATGAATATGATATTGATAATCCAGGATATGAAGCCTACACCGATGCTTTTAGGAAGGTGAATTCCAAAATTATTACTCTTTCCTTTCATTTCGAATAG
- a CDS encoding FAD-dependent protein codes for MITELDIVLSPKDASDEKYYQPILAKKLGVNVSQIHGIKILRKSIDARRRNILVNLRFRVACGEEFPQSEEFTFDYSNVSGKKEVIVVGAGPAGLFAALRLIELGYKPIVLERGKSVEDRKKDLGELHRTRNVNPDSNYSFGEGGAGTFSDGKLYTRSKKRGDLKKILKVLHFHGAQDDILFDAHPHIGTDVLPKVIVRMRENILKAGGQVLFSTKVVDYILEGDRICGVVTESGEEIVGGGVILATGHSARDVYRKLHKQGIEIEAKSFAMGVRIEHSQELIDQIQYHNPVGRGDYLPAASYSFVHQVEGRGVYSFCMCPGGVIVPAATGDRQQVVNGMSSSNRNTAFANSGMAVEIRTQDLKEYQQYGALAGLYFQEELEERAFVEGGENLTAPAQRMNDFVNGKRSSSLPKTSYQPGIVSSSLHEWLPEHIRFRLQEGFKVFGQKSKGFLTNEAVILGVESRTSSPVRIPRERESFQHIRIQGLFPCGEGAGYAGGIVSAAMDGEQCADAFDRYQNPNK; via the coding sequence ATGATTACCGAATTAGATATAGTACTAAGTCCGAAGGATGCTTCAGACGAAAAATATTACCAACCTATTTTAGCTAAAAAATTAGGCGTTAATGTTTCGCAGATTCATGGAATAAAAATCCTGAGAAAATCGATTGATGCACGTCGAAGAAACATTTTAGTTAATTTGCGGTTTCGCGTTGCTTGCGGGGAAGAATTCCCTCAATCGGAAGAATTTACGTTCGATTATTCTAATGTTTCAGGTAAAAAGGAAGTGATTGTGGTTGGAGCAGGACCTGCAGGTTTGTTTGCCGCTCTTCGATTAATTGAACTGGGATATAAGCCTATTGTTCTTGAAAGAGGCAAAAGTGTTGAGGACAGAAAGAAAGATTTGGGAGAATTGCATAGAACTCGAAATGTAAATCCGGATTCGAATTATAGTTTTGGCGAAGGAGGAGCCGGAACATTCTCAGATGGGAAATTGTATACCCGCTCTAAGAAGCGTGGAGATCTTAAGAAAATTTTGAAGGTTTTGCATTTTCATGGTGCTCAGGATGACATCTTATTTGATGCACATCCTCATATCGGTACGGATGTTCTGCCAAAGGTAATCGTTCGAATGCGTGAAAATATTCTAAAAGCCGGAGGACAGGTACTTTTCTCAACAAAGGTTGTTGATTATATATTGGAAGGTGATCGAATTTGTGGTGTTGTTACTGAAAGTGGTGAGGAAATTGTTGGTGGGGGAGTAATCCTGGCAACAGGTCATTCTGCCCGGGATGTGTATCGTAAACTGCATAAACAAGGAATTGAGATAGAGGCTAAGTCATTTGCAATGGGCGTTCGAATTGAGCATTCGCAAGAGTTAATCGATCAAATTCAATATCATAATCCTGTCGGGCGAGGTGATTATCTTCCTGCGGCAAGTTACAGTTTTGTCCATCAGGTCGAAGGCCGGGGAGTGTATTCATTTTGTATGTGTCCGGGAGGTGTAATTGTTCCGGCAGCAACAGGAGACAGACAGCAGGTTGTCAATGGGATGTCTTCCTCGAATAGAAATACAGCTTTTGCAAACTCGGGTATGGCTGTTGAGATTCGTACTCAGGATTTGAAAGAGTATCAGCAATATGGTGCTTTGGCTGGTTTGTATTTTCAGGAAGAACTGGAAGAAAGAGCATTTGTTGAAGGTGGCGAAAATTTAACGGCTCCAGCACAAAGAATGAACGATTTTGTAAATGGGAAAAGGAGCAGTTCTTTACCCAAAACATCTTATCAGCCAGGAATTGTATCATCTTCCCTGCACGAGTGGTTGCCTGAGCATATTCGATTCCGTTTGCAGGAGGGATTTAAAGTGTTTGGACAAAAATCCAAAGGTTTTTTGACCAATGAGGCCGTAATTTTAGGTGTAGAATCAAGAACATCATCACCTGTGCGAATTCCCAGGGAAAGAGAAAGTTTTCAGCACATCAGAATTCAAGGGTTATTTCCTTGTGGCGAAGGTGCTGGTTATGCCGGAGGAATTGTATCTGCTGCAATGGATGGAGAGCAATGTGCCGATGCATTCGATAGGTATCAGAATCCCAATAAATAA
- a CDS encoding RNA methyltransferase, translated as MLSKNQIKLITSLQQKKYRDQHQLFVAEGNKLVSDLIEAKTEVEFLIYTKEWKECNSVSNKAKINNRIETDVVQIKKISSLKTPSSVIAVFKIPSRAINETIIQNSLSLVLDDVQDPGNLGTIIRVADWFGIKHLFCSPNTVDLYNPKVIQATMGAISSVTVIYTPLEELILKYKTPDFPIYGTFLEGEIIYNCQLQKKGFIIMGNEGKGVSETIQKLVSNKLYIPDFPSGQAVSESLNVSVATSIICSEFRRQEF; from the coding sequence GTGCTATCCAAAAATCAAATCAAGCTGATAACCAGCCTTCAACAGAAAAAATACAGGGATCAGCATCAGCTTTTCGTGGCAGAAGGAAATAAATTAGTATCAGATCTTATTGAGGCGAAAACCGAAGTTGAATTTCTTATTTACACCAAAGAATGGAAAGAATGTAATTCTGTTTCCAACAAGGCAAAAATCAATAATCGTATTGAAACGGATGTTGTTCAAATAAAAAAAATCAGTTCTTTAAAAACACCATCATCGGTAATTGCTGTTTTTAAAATCCCATCTCGAGCTATAAACGAAACAATCATTCAGAATTCACTTTCTCTGGTTCTTGATGATGTTCAGGATCCTGGGAATTTAGGAACTATAATAAGAGTAGCCGACTGGTTTGGCATAAAACATTTATTTTGCTCCCCTAATACGGTTGATCTTTACAACCCAAAAGTGATTCAAGCTACCATGGGAGCAATTTCAAGTGTGACGGTCATTTACACACCCCTTGAAGAATTAATTTTGAAATATAAAACACCTGACTTCCCTATTTACGGCACTTTTCTCGAAGGAGAAATCATTTACAATTGTCAACTTCAAAAAAAGGGATTCATCATTATGGGAAATGAAGGGAAAGGTGTTTCTGAGACAATTCAAAAATTAGTAAGCAACAAGCTCTACATTCCAGATTTTCCAAGCGGACAAGCTGTTTCTGAATCTTTAAATGTATCGGTGGCAACCTCTATTATTTGCTCAGAATTTAGGAGACAAGAATTCTAG